Sequence from the Montipora foliosa isolate CH-2021 chromosome 12, ASM3666993v2, whole genome shotgun sequence genome:
CGAGTAGTGGTTGAAAGTTTTAAAAACTCGAGGAAGGTTAGTTTTAGTCAGCGACGTTACGTAAATTTAATAGGgttggttttttaaaatgtttttattacgttacaaacttgtttttgaatttcttttcctttactttcacggcaatggagagatatgatacaaaacactaaccaaataaagataacgcctgcttgaaacttcgttgctatgcttgagaaagtttttttttttttttcaaaaaccttttaTCGATCGagcctgtcttgggttccagtccttccccgacaggtcacgcgaaatcgtgacaaactaaattttccaagagcttcgcaacatcatatcgattttactcgtttagatcatctgtgacccctatttttttaagacATGAATCATTTGCTCTTCTTcaaatctacaaaatatgatgaaatgaaaaaaatttaagaagttctcttttaaaaaatttttcttcccgcGTGTCCTGAGCTCCGGAAGTGGTTTTATTACacaacatgagaattttattccataaagctcatttgtacaaagctatacgctttattttcacatgtggaaaaggcttatatagccaatcagaatggcgtacagctatttcacatgtggaagtataaccaatcaacgatagcgtaaaggcgtttccatacCAATTACtagtgcatctcgtgcaaatcgtactttgttattgaattaaattaaatttccatttggttctattgttagtgagtttttgttgcTAATTTGCTttgagaaaactattttaatgaaaattctcgtcttatgtgtaataaacagttgacgacatagaaagtgctcgttcctcgctcgttcgggtttttgacacaaactagtgaataaaaccccgtacgccgcactttctatgacgtaaactatatataacGGGTAGGGCTTGCGAAAACGCTCGTTGGGGgttaactctactgtttacgacatctccagcggcatgaaattatctaaaaaaaacccactcctatatttctatgcacagaaagcttcactctaacatattatttttttatgattttcgacggaTGAGAAGATGAGACTATATCTCGTTATGATGACCTATCTAACTAAATTAGGGCAttttttcccttgcctttttgtgcgaaacaaagtcggtgattccccatcttttttcattttttggaataagtaatttatgacctaacttcaggtaagaaatgaagcaaatttcaatgtgggaagattttaaggaggctcgaaagggttttcagctgagcgcgtgcgcgtaagccacacacgcaattcgttaGCTGCTCTCGTCAgttcatgattcaaatgggtcacctgaaataaacaaataccgctaatttcgctcacctttctcctaattcctatatatatggaatataaatagacatctcttattcacgaaaactacgaaaattctacacacACGGTTTAATGGTTACTTCAATCCGTTgcgttggcctgtagctccactcgcgcgcggactcgaatgagcaaGTGACGCATTTCAATGTTGACTTGTAACCACCtcatttttccttattttgcaactttactcgtttattcctctgcttctggacggcctttttttttttcttttttttttttttcgttagtTTAGATTAATTTAAGACGTTTGTCTTTGagatttacaaaaaaaagtaatgagggaaacattttaaaaaaattgatttgaacTGAAACTTCAAAACATACAAGTTTTTTTTGGTTATTTAAAGGCGATTGTTTGGACCTCTCGTCGACGCGTCCGTGATAAATTATCAGTTTAGCTCCCATTTACCATGAACGTGCTCTGCGTGACTTTAAGTATTTACAGCGTTCGGATATAAACATTTCTGACAGCTCACTgactaaagccgtgttcacattaggtcTCGATTGTGATCAAATTATAaccgaattaaatatgaaataggttcacatcaactaattactGATTATGactggattataattacttcaaacaacctcaagggcgttgtttgaagtaattgcAGTgagtaattgaacagaatggcgaactCGTTGTGGTATGCGCAGACGAAACTtttaatcgctttatggagcgaagatttggatttgtcatcttctgttctcagaagctatccttggttctctcctcgcctcaagcatggtgatgatgatcgtggcagccacgcgatattttgtctcacactgtgATGTTgccctattgtatttgaattcaGAACCATAactgaataaaattaaatggagtatgatagcctgaattaCACTTCCGTTGATCATAAttaacgttgagtgtgaacacggctgaAGACTACATGTAGTTCTATATTGTTAATCGCAAACCAAATATCATAAACCGGATacattaattatttcaaaaaacacactcattagtatcatttttatctttcgcATGTGAGAATGTAGGTGTCGcaatggtaacgaacacgattagctaAGAAAAcacgagcttcctcttcattgtgagatacttttgtgctttaatataattcctatctactacattaacatttttattgcaaattttacattatcatgatttgtttttcataactttcatatcttgtttcatgttacacaacatgcgtgttttagcggttggtgaccactttttcatcatttcgaaaatgagcaaaacaagttgttttaaatctatacatttcatcaatatctatataataaacagaacattacatggccgcttgatTTGGGAATACCAATGTTATCTTCGAGTGCTTacagtatctctcactcgttcgcttcgctcactcgtgagagatactttcatcactcgaagataaaattcgtatcccctcgcggccatgtaatatcgtCTATTTCTGTAGTTATTACTGTTATAAGAAATTAGCTCTTTGCTTAACGTTATCCATAGTTGTCACCAGGAAGGGGTGTTTGTGGGACTTCTTTGAAAGCTGCCAGCAATGTGACATGCACCAAGTGAAAAAGTGTTCTTCCTGGATGCTTTTAGATCAGCACTCCCAAAAGTGAATCGTACAATACATCTTTGAGTCTCCGGTATTTTCAGTACCTGTACAGTCACAACGGTACGTTCTTGTTCCGCCAGTTTCGGTGCTGCTGAGTAAGACGACTTTGGCATCATTTGTTTCACAGTTGGCTCCAATAATTTTCTTGCTCTGTGAATAAATAAACGAATAGatagaaataaataaagaaataaagaaacttacgaacgaacgaatgaatgaacgaaCCGTGACGAAGGAAGGGAACAGTTATCTTGGCCAGGTCAAGCAGGTCCTGTGGAGTCAAGGCACGTCGATCATTTTGTGGTGAAATCCGCAGGTCACGCTTTGCCTGTTAAGTCAGGTCTTTGTACTTTGAGGCATACCAAGTAAAGGCGAGACATTGTGAAGACAAGGCAACAAAAATGAGCCTATTGCAATTGTCTTAGCGAGGACTGCCAACTCGAACGCATTTCTTAATTCGTGTCAAGCAACAAATGTTATCAATAAGAtaagaaataaagcaaaacCGGGTTGTTTAGAAACGTGGTATTGATGGGTTGAAATTAACAACACTCTCAGGTCCCCTTTCAATAAGAGAGATaaatcttaataataataataataataataataataataataatgatgataataataataataacatacaTGTTTTTTATAGCGCTCATTTCAGAGCTCAAAGGCGCTTTAAACTATTATTACCACTTCtacttagagcgagtttcaatcgagtgtcgttaaactaaaaccaaagtaattactttggccaatcaaaaagggtGGAAACAATCCGGTaacccaatcaaaactcgaagtaattacccGTAGCcgtcacaaagcgcgggaaaatgtacacgcgaaagccacgattggttttggtttcagttctgattggttgaaaaaatggtgcgggaactttaaaccaatcactgagtgcaaaccaaagcaattcgctcagttgaaaaccgctctaacattACAATATTTTCATACAAATTAAACCCTAATTAAAAGCCTCTTTGAAGAGGAAAGTTATCATTATTCTTAAAAACTATGAGCGATGAAACAGATCTTAGATTGGCTGGGAGTGAGTTCCAAAATTTAGGAGCGCCAACGTTGAATAAAAAAGATCTATCACCGTAAGTCTTCAGATTCGACTTTGGTACCACCAACAGATTTTTTTAAGGAAGATCTTAGATTCCTAATGGGTTGATAAGGTTGAAGAAGATCAGCCAGGTACTTCGGTGCCATGCCGTTCAATGCTTTTTATGTAATAAGTAGAATTTTGTATGTTATCCGTTGCCAGACAGGTAGCCAGTGCAGTCGACGTAAAACTGGTGTTATATCTTAAGTTCTTTTAGTTCTGGACACGAGTCGAGCTGCTCAGTTTCGTATATATTGCAGCCTATAAAGAAGCGATTGTGGTAGACCATAAAGCAGAGCATTACAGTAGTCCAGCTTGGATGTAGTAAATGCATGTACAAGTATCTCGACTTCATCTTGAGGAAGATAATTTCTTATCTTAGCTATATTCGAAGGTTCATATATCTATCGAATATTACCTCTACGTTCTTTGCTTAAtacgccatttccgagttcacgtcttcctcctcttcaaagcgagtccaagtgcgaagtttttgtgatggtaattagttctactttgcatatgaatgaaaactaattttcataagaaaaacttcgcacttagactcgctttgaagaagaggcgaacatgaactcggaaatggcctattggagaCTTCAATGTACTCGCCAGCCACATGAATTCCATGTGGGGCTTGTTCTCGTTTTGCGTACGGGATTAAAGTGTAATTAATTGGAAACCTACACTTTGTTCAGTTACTGAGACATCCGCGGCAGCATAGGGACCAGGAGTTGTTTCAGAGCTCTTTTTCCCTTGATAATTGCAAAGCGTGATGTCACCTCCGGTCGGAGAACTACCGGGTGGAACCTGGGTACCATTGTAGCCAGGAAGGCCTCGTGGTCCAGACTCCCCCGGAGGACCTTGAGTACCATTGTATCCAGGAAGTCCCCTGGGGCCTTGTGTTCGACTTATATTCATAATCTATAAGAAAAGCGAAGTTTTTTCtcagtattttaaaaaatgaaaggcTGCCCCTCGACATTGGCGAGAGCTTTAAGAGACTTGCAAATAACAGCCACAAATTCCATAGCATTTAGTTTACTGTAAAATGCCGCTTCAAGGGTAACGCTCTCCAACACCTCCCACTTTCAATAGGCTGATCTTCCTGTTAGTACGTACCACACTAGCGGCCCCTCCAGCTGTGAGCTTTCATTCAGTTGCTCCTAATTCCCTTATATTAGGCCAACGGAAAATTTAGGGAACGGGGACTCAGTTGGTAAGTGCAGTGGCCCGGTGGTTCCAGGTCGAACAGCCCGGGTCCAGAGCCTGGGAGAGTCGGCACGTCAAATTTCCTtcccagggcccagttgttcaaaagacagGTTAAACTAACCTTTGGTTAGGCCTAACCGGAGGTTAAATTTCCTAACCGTGAGTTTGTTAACTCGCTGTTACAATTGCGTTGTTCGAAGCGCGGTTAGAGGACAGGTTAGCTAGCCTCGGGTTAAGCGCGTTTAACCCGTGGCTagcatcccataataaactattcgtacaatgttgccatggtgagCAAGTTGCGAGCTCTGCAAAATGGCTTCCTCAGCTATCTCACGCAAAGCTCGAAAACAACAAGATtggtaataaataaaatagactCTCGTCGAAAGCGGTAACGAGCACGCAGCTCTTCGTCTGTGAAATCGTCGATTTCACACTGAGTTCCGGCTCTAAATCTCCTAAATCACAATCTCCtaaattacaaaacaacaaGTCCGCCATCTTTATTCCTGATTTAACCGGAGTTTAACAATTTAACCCTGCTCGCTCGGTGGGTTAAATTTAACCCACCGTTTAATCCGATGTTAGTGTTAACCTTCCGTTGAACAACGCAACTAACTTGCGATCAAAATTTAACCTCCGGTTGAGGCAATTTAACCTGGGGTTAGAATTTAActcgctttcgaacaaccgggcccaggagtaTAAATGGCAATTAGGTTACTTGGGAGAAACCTTGCCATGAACAAATTTCCGGAGAAATGTCATGCAACAACATATTTATGGTTGCGAGGCAACGGCCCTAAAGAATGCGATTATCCACTAAAGACCAGGACCGCTAAATAGGGGCCAAATAATTGGTTAAAGAGTTAGCAAGGAAAAGTTCTATTTTAACAAGGTAGGCCAACTTTGAAGCCGTTCACCTGTTGAGTGAAGTTTTCCTGAACTTCTTTAAACTTCTCTGAAAGAGCAACCTGGGATGCATTCACCACAGTCCATACCCAGCGAATTTCTTTCATCGTCACGTCCTGTGTTTTCTTCAAATACTCGTCCTGCacagaaaaaatatatttcttaatACTGGATTTTTAAACTAGCAATCATTTTCTCTCAACATTTACTTTTGTAATCATTCTAAATTTTCAAGCAGAgcttttttttaatccaaaaaGAAAGATCTTGCTTAAACTAAGAATACTTATGTAATGAGGTAACCGTTGCTTATAAAATTGAGAGGAGAGTTTTATTCGCACTCATGCATTCACACACAGCGTACGTATTGACCGAAATTTGGCCGGATAGTAAGATCATGGACTTTCTTATCTTGGTTTTGTTCTTGACAAGGAGATGAAGGGCAGCATGCAACTTTTGCAACATTGGAGCAATCGTGTTAATTATAAATTTTGCGACACACAAAACAAATTGGCGAGTCTTTTGGGAAAAGCCGTGCAACTTTGCTACCCACCTCTTGAATTAAATTATCATGAAGTTTTCGTATCTGTTTTGACAAAACAACTTGCGATGTATTAACCACACTCCACACTCTGTGAAATTCTTCCTTGGCTTGATTTCCAGCGGACGAAAGTGCCGTGTAGTATTGCCAGTTGGCTTTATTGGCCTCTTGACGAGTTCTGTTGACCAGGCTCTCAAGTTCCTGTATTTTCGTCATGTGCTGCTGGTCCTGCatcaaaattgaaaacagaCCTCACATATAACCTTCATCAGTTTCAGTTATCAGTTAGACTGGGGATTTTAACCGGTTTTTGTTCCAAACAAAAATATAAAGAGAGAAAATTAAAGGAACCTTTCAGTATGATTACGTACATTGCATAACACAATGCCCTCAGAGCTGAATTCCGACTAAAAGAGCCCAGTGACTAAGTAAAAGGCAAAATGGGGTGCAGACCTCGTGCCGTAGTGAGAACActagcctcccaccaatgtggcccgggttcaattcccagactcggcgtcatatttgggttgagtttgttggttctctactctcaGCCCGCTCCGAGAGGCTTTCTCCAGGTACTGCAGTTTCcactcttctcaaaaaccaatgttcAATTTGATATGATTTCTACGTCCagtgctaaatacagttgacacttaaataaagtccaTTATTATCGTTTAAAAAATTGGTATTTTCCTGTCTTGCCTTTCTTGTCTGTGAAGAGGTGCCGCACCCTTTTAATGTTGTAAAAGCGCAACACTAGAATAATCCTGCAATTTGTGCACCTAAAACACAtttgaaaacaacgacatttTTTGACGCTCACCTTTCGATTTAAGTTGTTAAACTTTTCGTATTGTGACTCTATTGCGGGTCTTGGtaatgtttttttctcttttattttattacaaATGCAACGAATACACAGATTTACCAATTATACAATAATAACTGCTTACATTTACGATTTTGCTAACGTTTGCAATTACAACATACAGGCCTAAGGTTATTTGCACAAAGCTACTGAAAAACGAACAATACTATCTTCAAAACCACACCACTTTTCCAGAAAGGCACTGCGCTTGTTTGACATGAATGCTATTTATCTTTCTATTTCTATCTCCTCTGCCAACGAGGGTGACAAAATCTTCAAAAAGGGGTTTGGCATTATTTACTGCTTTGCAATAGAGAGAGTATTTACTATTAAAGATAAGATGATTTAGAgttgaacaagaagaaaaactCTTTAGGACACCATACAGAATTTCTGTGTCGGAAAGGCTTAAGTGATTCTTGGATTAAGACTGATACCATTCAGTAAAATTATTCTTGCttttcatccacgtgatgagtCGGCCATGTTGATCTACAAAACAGTAGAAAATGGCttcacaagttttgcataataatagagtcaaattccgaGCCCAAAAGACACTGTTTTGTTCTGTaaaccaatatggccgccgtgacgtcagatgaaaaccctCAATTGGTAATGTTGCTTTATAACACATTAAAATATCTTCACCAGAGCCCATGTTACTCATCCTACGTGACTCTTTTCCGGGCCTGCTGTGATAGAATATCTAAAATCCTGCTTTCTATTTACTTTTTGTCTGCGTTCAGCATATCTGATTTGTCAAGAAAAgttagaaaaaaaatcattttcccaTCCTTCTTTGTGTTGTGTAGAATATTCACACACCCACTGTCACCCTGAGCACAAAAAAATGGAACATTCGTCGGACTCTACTGATAAAAGGATTCCTGTTAAAGAACAAGGCAAGACTCGTTACCTGTCTTGctaagtttgaatttttttctgccGTTGAATTGATCACCATCCACAAGTTTTCTAGTTCTCTCTGCATGAATTCCAGCCGTTCAGTAAAGTCCTGGACTTTGTTGTTCAGGCTTCCTTTTTCACAAGGGGAAGAAAGGCTGCTAGCTAAAAACACAGGAAGAGATACTGTCACTAAACTTACGGTATTGCAGTGAACAGTTCTTAACTATGCAACAGTTGTAATTATAGGCGAAGTACACCACTGAAGCTATTCTGTTAATTCTACTTAATTGTCTGTCATTCAGCGAAtctgaatgaaagaaataaatagtCGAATGCCA
This genomic interval carries:
- the LOC137979621 gene encoding macrophage scavenger receptor types I and II-like, giving the protein MSEIVGGQDNLCFEMESKKATKCEANIKQQTTWEPSANSNKQFSRLLSFMFAVLGVCFIFTAAATFVLALSITFRSSSITTDPVTSQASSLSSPCEKGSLNNKVQDFTERLEFMQRELENLWMVINSTAEKNSNLARQDQQHMTKIQELESLVNRTRQEANKANWQYYTALSSAGNQAKEEFHRVWSVVNTSQVVLSKQIRKLHDNLIQEDEYLKKTQDVTMKEIRWVWTVVNASQVALSEKFKEVQENFTQQIMNISRTQGPRGLPGYNGTQGPPGESGPRGLPGYNGTQVPPGSSPTGGDITLCNYQGKKSSETTPGPYAAADVSVTEQSSKKIIGANCETNDAKVVLLSSTETGGTRTYRCDCTGTENTGDSKMYCTIHFWEC